From Lolium perenne isolate Kyuss_39 chromosome 5, Kyuss_2.0, whole genome shotgun sequence, a single genomic window includes:
- the LOC127302925 gene encoding basic blue protein has translation MASSRLLLAVVVVASCAVGLCGATDHIVGANRGWNPNINYTLWSGNHTFVVGDLISFRYQKGTHNVFEVNQTGYDNCTMDGLAGNWTSGKDFIPLNERRRYFFICGNGFCQAGMKVAVTVHPGALVGTEMPMVPPGPDSTASAAAATTSTSFTASAWLAVAALAVVIAAVA, from the exons ATGGCGTCGTCCAGGCTGCtgctggccgtggtcgtggtggcCAGCTGCGCGGTAGGGCTCTGCGGCGCGACGGACCACATCGTGGGCGCCAACCGCGGGTGGAACCCTAACATCAACTACACGCTCTGGTCCGGCAACCACACCTTCGTCGTCGGTGACCTCATCT CGTTCAGGTACCAGAAGGGGACGCACAACGTGTTCGAGGTGAACCAGACGGGGTACGACAACTGCACCATGGACGGGCTCGCCGGCAACTGGACCTCCGGCAAGGACTTCATCCCGCTCAACGAGCGCCGCCGCTACTTCTTCATCTGCGGCAACGGCTTCTGCCAGGCCGGCATGAAGGTCGCCGTCACCGTCCACCCCGGCGCGCTCGTGGGCACAGAGATGCCGATGGTGCCGCCGGGCCCCGACTCCACTGcttctgccgccgccgccaccacctccacctcattCACCGCTTCCGCCTGGCTGGCGGTCGCGGCGCTGGCCGTTGTCATTGCTGCCGTCGCTTGA
- the LOC127302926 gene encoding mavicyanin-like, with translation MASRVLLAVAVVAGCAVGLSGATIHIVGGNHGWNPNIINYTLWSRSQTFFVGDLISFRYQNGTHSVFEVNETGYGSCTMDGVAGNWTSGKDFVPLVEPRRYFFICGNGFCQAGMKVAVTVIDQDFQFHDHGPEMEPDCAADCGTAAASVAARLMVTALAVAIAALA, from the exons ATGGCATCCAGGGTGCTTCTCGCCGTCGCCGTGGTGGCCGGCTGCGCGGTGGGGCTCTCCGGCGCGACGATCCACATCGTGGGGGGCAACCACGGGTGGAACCCCAACATCATCAACTACACCCTCTGGTCTCGCAGCCAGACCTTCTTCGTCGGCGACCTCATCT CGTTCCGGTACCAGAATGGGACGCACAGCGTGTTCGAGGTGAACGAGACGGGGTACGGCAGCTGCACCATGGACGGGGTCGCCGGCAACTGGACCTCCGGCAAGGACTTCGTCCCGCTCGTCGAGCCCCGCCGCTACTTCTTCATCTGCGGCAATGGCTTCTGCCAGGCCGGCATGAAGGTCGCCGTCACCGTCATCGACCAGGATTTCCAGTTCCACGACCACGGGCCAGAGATGGAGCCAGATTGCGCTGCTGATTGCGGCACCGCCGCTGCCTCAGTTGCCGCTAGGCTCATGGTCACAGCGCTCGCGGTTGCCATTGCTGCTCTCGCCTAG
- the LOC127302924 gene encoding transmembrane 9 superfamily member 8 produces the protein MRAPAMLRWALAAAALAVLLAAAPAAGFYLPGVAPTDFAKGDELMVKVNKLTSIKTQLPYTYYSLPFCKPNTIVDSSENLGEVLRGDRIENSPYAFQMREPKMCQIVCKLTVTEKEAKELKEKIEDEYRVNMVLDNLPLVVPVQRQDKNTIAYQGGYHVGVKGQYSGSKEEKHFIHNHLAFLVKYHKDEESELSRIVGFEVKPFSIKHQFDGKWNDANTRLSTCDPHDSKFVINSETPQEVEVGKDIIFTYDVRFEESEVKWASRWDTYLLMSDDQIHWFSIVNSLMIVLFLSGMVAMIMMRTLYRDISRYNQLETQEEAQEETGWKLVHGDVFRPPVNSDLLCVYVGTGVQFFGMLLVTMIFAVLGFLSPSNRGGLMTAMLLVWVLMGLLAGYSSSRLYKMFKGAEWKQITLRTAFLFPGIAFVIFFVLNALIWGEKSSGAVPFTTMFALVLLWFGISVPLVFVGSYLGFKKPAMEPPVKTNKIPRQIPEQAWYMNPLFTILIGGILPFGAVFIELFFILTSIWLHQFYYIFGFLFLVFVILIITCAEITVVLCYFQLCSEDYNWWWRSYLTSGSSALYLFLYAGFYFYTKLQISKLVSGILYFGYMLLASFSFFVLTGTIGFCACFWFTRLIYSSVKID, from the exons ATGCGggcgccggcgatgctccggtgggCCCTCGCCGCGGCGGCGCTCGCGGTGCTCCTCGCCGCCGCGCCCGCCGCCGGGTTCTACCTCCCCGGCGTCGCCCCGACCGACTTCGCAAAG GGAGATGAACTTATGGTGAAGGTGAATAAGCTGACATCAATCAAGACTCAGCTTCCCTACACGTACTACTCCCTTCCTTTCTGCAAGCCCAATACTATAGTTGATAGCTCTGAAAATCTTGGTGAGGTTCTTCGTGGTGATCGGATTGAGAACTCCCCTTACGCG TTTCAAATGAGGGAGCCCAAGATGTGCCAGATTGTGTGCAAGCTAACTGTTACCGAGAAAGAAGCGAAGGAGCTCAAGGAAAAGATTGAGGATGAGTACCGTGTGAACAT GGTTCTTGACAATCTGCCACTAGTTGTTCCAGTTCAAAGGCAAGACAAGAACACTATCGCTTATCAAGGTGGATATCATGTTGGCGTCAAGGGCCAGTATTCTGGA AGCAAGGAGGAGAAGCACTTCATCCACAACCATCTGGCATTTTTAGTGAAGTACCACAAGGATGAGGAATCCGAACTTTCTAGGATAGTCGGATTTGAGGTCAAGCcattcag CATCAAGCATCAGTTTGATGGGAAATGGAATGATGCAAACACTCGTTTGAGCACTTGTGATCCTCATGATAGCAAGTTTGTGATAAATTCTGAAACTCCTCAGGAGGTTGAAGTTGGCAAAGATATCATATTCACTTATGATGTTCGCTTTGAG GAGAGTGAAGTCAAGTGGGCATCCCGGTGGGACACCTATCTGTTGATGTCTGATGATCAGATTCACTGGTTTTCTATTGTGAACTCTCTCATGATCGTGCTTTTCCTATCTGGTATGGTGGCCATGATCATGATGCGCACCCTGTATAGAGATATATCTCGATACAACCAGCTTGAAACTCAAGAGGAGGCACAGGAGGAAACTGGCTGGAAGCTTGTTCATGGAGATGTTTTCCGCCCTCCAGTTAACTCTGATCTGCTCTGCGTTTATGTCGGCACCGGAGTTCAGTTCTTTGGCATGCTGCTAGTTACAATGATCTTTGCTGTTCTAGGTTTCCTCTCTCCATCAAACAGGGGAGGACTGATGACTGCAATGCTTCTTGTCTGGGTACTGATGGGGCTGCTTGCTGGTTATTCTTCTTCACGTCTCTACAAGATGTTCAAGGGTGCAGAGTGGAAGCAGATAACCCTGCGCACGGCTTTCCTATTCCCAGGGATTGCTTTCGTTATTTTCTTCGTCTTGAACGCCCTTATCTGGGGGGAGAAGTCATCTGGAGCTGTTCCATTCACCACCATGTTTGCCTTGGTCCTCCTTTGGTTTGGCATCTCAGTGCCCCTTGTGTTCGTCGGGAGCTATCTTGGGTTCAAGAAACCCGCCATGGAGCCTCCAGTGAAAACCAACAAGATCCCACGACAGATCCCCGAGCAGGCCTGGTACATGAACCCGCTCTTCACCATTCTGATCGGTGGCATCCTACCGTTTGGTGCGGTCTTCATCGAGCTCTTTTTCATCCTCACCTCCATATGGCTACACCAGTTCTACTACATCTTTGGCTTCCTCTTCCTGGTCTTCGTCATCCTCATCATTACCTGCGCTGAGATCACAGTCGTGCTCTGCTACTTCCAGCTGTGCAGCGAGGACTACAACTGGTGGTGGAGGTCGTACCTCACCTCAGGGTCATCTGCGCTGTACCTCTTCCTGTACGCTGGATTCTACTTCTACACGAAGCTGCAGATCAGCAAGCTGGTGTCGGGCATCCTGTACTTTGGGTACATGCTGctcgcctccttctccttcttcgtgCTCACCGGGACTATCGGCTTCTGCGCCTGCTTCTGGTTCACAAGGCTGATCTACTCGTCCGTGAAGATTGATTAG